From bacterium, a single genomic window includes:
- the ribD gene encoding bifunctional diaminohydroxyphosphoribosylaminopyrimidine deaminase/5-amino-6-(5-phosphoribosylamino)uracil reductase RibD: MSQTEEKAWMARALELAARGRGWTSPNPMVGAVLVRDGAVVGEGWHHQAGQPHAEVLALRRAGRRARGATLYVNLEPCSHHGRTPPCAEALVRAGIERAVVAMRDPDPRVSGRGINWLRREGIEVKVGILRSEAGELNEVFLHRVRTGRPFVALKLAQSLDGAIAAGPGQRTGISSALSRRYVQRLRAWHDCVLVGISTVLADDPLLNVRGVSGARQPLRAVLDSRLRLPLESRLVATAGQFPAVVLYDPALADPQRAAALEALGVAVIPLEGAGDGNLPLEAVLDTLGARGVTSVLVEGGRRVASAFLLARLVERLHLFIAPSLYGEGGPLHGVGQIAPEGGRLPLRLADSESRRIGPDLYITGRLEYPQG, translated from the coding sequence GCGGTGCTGGTGCGCGACGGCGCGGTGGTGGGTGAGGGCTGGCACCACCAGGCCGGGCAGCCCCACGCCGAGGTGCTGGCGCTGCGCCGGGCCGGGCGCCGTGCCCGCGGGGCCACGCTGTACGTGAACCTGGAACCCTGCTCGCACCACGGACGCACTCCGCCCTGCGCCGAGGCCCTTGTCCGGGCCGGTATAGAGCGCGCCGTGGTGGCCATGCGCGACCCCGACCCGCGGGTCAGCGGGCGCGGGATCAACTGGCTGCGCCGCGAGGGGATCGAGGTAAAGGTGGGCATTCTGCGTTCCGAGGCGGGCGAACTGAACGAGGTGTTCCTGCACCGTGTCCGCACCGGCCGTCCGTTTGTGGCGCTCAAGCTGGCGCAGAGCCTGGACGGGGCCATCGCGGCCGGGCCGGGACAGCGCACCGGGATCAGCTCGGCCCTCTCGCGGCGCTACGTCCAGCGCCTGCGCGCCTGGCACGACTGTGTCCTGGTCGGCATCTCCACTGTCCTGGCCGATGACCCGCTGCTCAACGTGCGCGGGGTCTCCGGGGCGCGCCAGCCGTTGCGCGCGGTCCTGGACAGCCGTCTGCGCCTGCCCCTGGAGAGCCGCCTCGTGGCCACGGCCGGCCAGTTCCCGGCAGTCGTGCTCTACGACCCAGCCCTGGCCGACCCACAGCGCGCCGCCGCCCTGGAGGCGCTGGGGGTGGCTGTGATCCCGCTGGAGGGGGCGGGTGACGGGAACCTGCCTCTGGAAGCCGTATTGGACACCCTCGGCGCGCGGGGCGTGACCAGCGTGCTGGTCGAGGGCGGCCGGCGGGTGGCGAGCGCGTTCCTGCTGGCGCGCCTGGTCGAGCGGTTGCACCTGTTCATCGCCCCCTCGCTCTACGGCGAGGGCGGGCCGCTGCACGGGGTGGGACAGATCGCGCCCGAGGGCGGGCGGCTGCCGCTGCGCCTGGCTGACTCCGAGAGCCGCAGGATCGGCCCGGACCTCTATATAACCGGCCGTCTGGAGTATCCGCAGGGATAA
- a CDS encoding riboflavin synthase — MFTGIIEQVGVVTAVRPLGGGRTLSIRAGGLDGGMHPGDSLAVNGACLTVTAVGDGSLDAEAVSETLSKTNLGALAVGGRVNLERAVPASGRFDGHFVLGHVDCTTRVLSLEKRPESLLATFALPEAARRYVVPRGSVALDGVSLTVARLERGSFTVSLIGFTLSATTLAELAPGRVLNLETDIIGKYVLGAMDSAGEGPAGGLTEDKLRGWGYR; from the coding sequence ATGTTTACAGGGATTATCGAGCAGGTGGGCGTCGTGACCGCGGTGCGCCCGCTGGGGGGAGGCCGCACCCTCTCCATCCGGGCCGGCGGCCTGGACGGTGGAATGCACCCCGGCGATTCACTGGCGGTCAACGGGGCCTGTCTGACTGTCACCGCCGTGGGCGATGGAAGTCTGGACGCCGAGGCGGTCTCGGAGACCCTGTCGAAGACCAATCTGGGCGCGCTCGCAGTGGGCGGCCGGGTGAACCTCGAGCGGGCGGTCCCGGCGAGTGGGCGGTTCGACGGTCATTTCGTGCTGGGCCACGTCGATTGCACCACGCGGGTGCTGTCGCTGGAGAAACGCCCGGAGAGCCTGCTCGCCACGTTCGCCCTGCCGGAGGCGGCCCGTCGCTACGTCGTGCCGCGTGGCTCGGTGGCCCTGGATGGGGTGAGCCTCACCGTGGCCCGTCTGGAGCGCGGCTCTTTCACGGTCTCGCTGATCGGGTTCACCCTGAGCGCCACCACCCTGGCCGAACTGGCCCCGGGACGGGTGCTGAACCTGGAGACCGACATTATCGGCAAGTATGTGCTCGGCGCGATGGACAGCGCCGGCGAGGGCCCCGCCGGGGGGCTGACCGAGGATAAACTCCGCGGCTGGGGCTACCGCTGA